Proteins encoded within one genomic window of Tabrizicola piscis:
- the dddP gene encoding dimethylsulfonioproprionate lyase DddP, which yields MTAFHRDRRKIDPTRGAALGDGTPNDNDRVEIGPTVLARQEWAAAGLILPDLQRMREARWQKLVAGLVARDYGGLLMFDPLNIRYATDTTNMQVWNMHNPFRACLLCADGHMVMWEYKNSPFLVTFNPLVKELRSGATFFYNSTGDRGAAAAAGFAAQVDEVMRAHAGGNRRLAVDKIMVHGLRALEALGFTVEEGEEVTERVRAVKTADEILAMRCAHHACEAGIAEMEAFTRAEVPKGGVSEDAIWAELHAANIRRGGEWIETRLLASGPRTNPWFQECGPRIVQNDEIVAFDTDLVGAYGFCIDISRTWWIGESRPSNAMVSAFHHALDHIRDHQDRLKPGVTIEELVKGGHQLAPEYWAQKYSCKMHGVGLCDEWPYVTYPDGWTPGAFDAALEPGMVLCVEALVSPEGGDFSIKLEDQVLITETGCENLTRYPFDPRLMG from the coding sequence ATGACCGCATTCCACCGCGACCGCCGGAAGATCGACCCCACCCGCGGGGCGGCGCTGGGGGATGGCACGCCGAATGACAATGACCGGGTCGAAATCGGGCCGACGGTGCTGGCGCGTCAGGAATGGGCGGCGGCGGGGTTGATCCTGCCGGACCTTCAGCGGATGCGGGAAGCGCGGTGGCAAAAGCTGGTGGCGGGGCTGGTGGCGCGGGACTACGGCGGGCTGTTGATGTTCGACCCGCTGAACATCCGCTATGCGACTGACACCACGAACATGCAGGTCTGGAACATGCACAACCCGTTCCGGGCGTGCCTTCTGTGCGCCGACGGGCATATGGTGATGTGGGAGTACAAGAATTCGCCCTTCCTTGTCACCTTCAACCCCTTGGTGAAGGAGCTGCGGTCGGGGGCGACGTTCTTTTACAACTCCACCGGTGACCGGGGGGCTGCGGCGGCGGCGGGCTTTGCCGCCCAGGTCGATGAGGTGATGCGCGCCCATGCCGGGGGGAACCGGCGGCTGGCGGTGGACAAGATCATGGTCCATGGGCTGCGGGCGCTGGAGGCTTTGGGCTTCACGGTCGAGGAAGGCGAGGAGGTGACGGAGCGCGTGCGGGCGGTGAAGACCGCGGATGAGATTCTGGCGATGCGCTGTGCGCATCATGCTTGCGAGGCGGGGATTGCCGAGATGGAAGCTTTCACGCGGGCGGAGGTGCCGAAGGGTGGGGTCAGCGAGGATGCGATCTGGGCCGAACTTCATGCCGCGAACATCCGGCGCGGGGGCGAGTGGATCGAGACGCGGCTGCTGGCCAGCGGGCCCCGGACCAACCCGTGGTTTCAGGAATGCGGGCCGCGGATCGTGCAGAACGATGAGATTGTCGCTTTCGACACCGATCTGGTTGGCGCCTATGGCTTTTGCATCGACATCAGCCGCACGTGGTGGATCGGCGAGAGCCGCCCGTCGAACGCGATGGTCAGCGCGTTTCACCACGCGCTTGACCATATCCGCGATCATCAGGACCGGCTGAAACCCGGTGTGACGATTGAGGAGCTGGTCAAGGGGGGCCACCAGCTGGCGCCGGAATACTGGGCGCAGAAGTATAGCTGCAAGATGCATGGCGTCGGCCTGTGCGACGAGTGGCCTTATGTCACCTACCCCGACGGCTGGACCCCGGGCGCGTTTGACGCGGCCCTGGAGCCGGGGATGGTCCTCTGCGTCGAAGCGCTAGTGTCGCCTGAGGGTGGGGATTTCTCGATCAAGCTGGAAGATCAGGTTCTGATCACCGAAACCGGCTGTGAAAACCTGACGCGCTATCCGTTCGACCCGCGCCTGATGGGCTGA
- a CDS encoding heme-dependent oxidative N-demethylase family protein, which translates to MVNPMQDHAILQDRLPLLPWMDPRTRRLPGILPVEGQGWLTQDEAYGPQMALRDRLIAAQAPAVHALLPEAEPAAAELYGIILDRLANTPGFKITATSAHRPDGGEVPLDPAQPLRTLGRLVQEDLCLLQARGEEYRLTGAILCFPASWSLDQKIGRQMTDIHTPVAVYDDGMARRVNRLFDAIRPEQPLWRMNYLTYDDHVLFQPRREGEKRPQPTDHTYIRCERQCLLRLPVTRAVVFTIHTYVVDADTVTQDELAALRAAVH; encoded by the coding sequence ATGGTGAACCCGATGCAAGACCACGCCATCCTGCAGGACCGGCTGCCGCTTCTGCCCTGGATGGACCCCCGCACCCGTCGCTTGCCCGGCATCCTGCCGGTCGAAGGTCAGGGCTGGCTGACTCAGGATGAGGCGTATGGCCCCCAGATGGCCCTGCGCGACCGCCTGATCGCCGCACAGGCCCCCGCCGTCCACGCCCTGTTGCCTGAGGCTGAGCCCGCCGCGGCTGAACTTTACGGCATCATCCTTGACCGGCTGGCCAACACCCCGGGCTTCAAGATCACCGCCACCAGCGCCCACCGCCCCGATGGGGGAGAGGTGCCGCTTGACCCCGCCCAGCCGCTGCGCACCCTCGGTCGCCTTGTCCAAGAAGACCTTTGCCTGCTGCAGGCGCGGGGTGAGGAGTACCGGCTCACCGGTGCCATCCTGTGCTTTCCCGCCAGCTGGAGCCTTGATCAGAAGATCGGTCGCCAGATGACCGACATCCACACCCCGGTCGCCGTCTATGACGATGGCATGGCCCGGCGCGTCAACCGCCTGTTCGACGCAATCCGCCCCGAACAGCCGCTGTGGCGGATGAACTACCTGACCTACGATGACCACGTCCTGTTCCAGCCCCGGCGTGAGGGCGAAAAACGCCCGCAACCGACCGATCACACCTACATCCGCTGCGAACGGCAGTGCCTGCTGCGGCTACCCGTCACACGCGCGGTGGTCTTCACGATCCATACCTATGTGGTGGACGCAGACACTGTGACGCAAGACGAACTGGCCGCCCTGCGCGCGGCTGTGCATTAG
- a CDS encoding alpha/beta hydrolase, producing MPGLIRRTLLIGGAAAAVAAATLYWRARSQGATEVAYGADPRQVLDVTLPNGDGPFPVLVMVHGGAFQMGDKSDLPIPVDVLDAGIAVVRVNYRLSGTDPWPAQADDCLAAIVHLQREGAALGLDPSRLVLLGHSAGAFLAVSTALSLVEVGLSPRGVVSLYGPMDFSTMDADMATLGRVPAMGATDAPDSPESLLLGYPVAENRALARRMGPIGRLDQIREPLPPILIRHGDADPLVADLQAKRLREAWLAADPQAQIDYALVPGAGHGGEPFETGKVAEDILAFLTATLT from the coding sequence ATGCCCGGACTGATCCGCAGAACCCTTCTCATCGGGGGCGCCGCCGCCGCTGTCGCCGCAGCCACGCTGTACTGGCGGGCGCGCAGCCAAGGCGCGACAGAGGTTGCCTATGGCGCTGACCCGCGTCAGGTGCTGGATGTCACGCTGCCAAATGGCGACGGCCCGTTCCCGGTGCTGGTCATGGTTCATGGCGGCGCGTTCCAGATGGGCGACAAATCCGATCTGCCAATCCCGGTCGACGTGCTGGATGCCGGCATCGCCGTCGTGCGCGTGAACTACCGGCTGTCGGGCACGGACCCATGGCCAGCGCAGGCCGACGATTGCCTTGCCGCCATCGTCCATCTGCAACGCGAAGGTGCGGCCCTTGGGCTTGACCCGTCGCGGCTGGTGCTTCTGGGCCACTCTGCCGGGGCGTTTCTGGCGGTGTCCACGGCCCTCAGCCTTGTCGAAGTGGGCCTATCCCCGCGCGGCGTGGTCAGCCTGTATGGCCCGATGGATTTCTCCACCATGGATGCCGATATGGCCACCTTGGGGCGGGTTCCGGCGATGGGTGCCACCGATGCGCCCGACAGCCCGGAAAGCCTGCTTCTGGGCTATCCGGTGGCCGAAAACCGCGCCCTTGCCCGCAGGATGGGGCCAATCGGGCGGCTGGACCAGATCCGCGAACCCCTGCCGCCGATCCTGATCCGGCATGGCGACGCCGACCCGCTTGTCGCCGATCTGCAGGCCAAACGCCTGCGCGAAGCATGGCTTGCAGCGGACCCACAGGCCCAGATCGACTACGCGCTGGTGCCCGGGGCCGGGCACGGGGGTGAGCCGTTTGAGACCGGAAAGGTTGCGGAAGACATCCTTGCCTTCCTGACGGCTACGCTGACTTGA
- the glnA gene encoding type I glutamate--ammonia ligase: MSAVAKALKLMKDEEVEYVDIRFTDPKGKLQHVTLVADLVDEDFFEEGFMFDGSSIAGWKSIDQSDMKLIPDPASVYIDPFYAEKTMCVHCVVVEPDTGEAYSRCPRQTALKAEAYLKSSGVGDAAYFGPEAEFFLFDDVRYSVTPRKVAYEIDAEAAAWNTDTVTEGGNYGHRAGHKGGYFPVNPVDEAQDIRGEMLSTMKRMGIRVDKHHHEVATCQHELGMIFGGLVEQADNIQKYKYVIHNVAHAYGKTVTFMPKPMKGDNGSGMHVNMSIWKGGKPLFAGDKYADLSQEALYFIGGILKHAKALNALTNPSTNSYKRLIPGFEAPVLRAYSARNRSGCVRIPWTESPKAKRVEARFPDPAANPYLAFAALLMAGLDGIKNKIDPGPASDKDLYDLPPEELAEIPTVCGSLREALEELEKDHDFLLAGEVFTKDQLEGYIALKWEEVYAYEHTPHPIEYQMYYSC; encoded by the coding sequence ATGAGCGCCGTTGCCAAGGCTCTGAAACTGATGAAGGACGAAGAGGTCGAATATGTCGACATTCGTTTTACCGACCCCAAGGGCAAGCTGCAGCATGTGACGCTGGTGGCCGACCTGGTCGATGAGGATTTCTTCGAGGAAGGCTTCATGTTCGACGGCTCGTCGATCGCGGGCTGGAAGTCGATTGACCAGTCGGACATGAAGCTGATCCCCGATCCGGCTTCGGTCTACATCGACCCGTTCTACGCCGAAAAGACCATGTGCGTGCATTGCGTCGTGGTGGAGCCTGATACCGGTGAGGCTTACAGCCGCTGCCCGCGCCAGACCGCGCTGAAGGCGGAAGCCTACCTCAAGTCCTCGGGCGTGGGCGATGCGGCCTACTTCGGGCCGGAAGCGGAATTCTTCCTGTTCGACGACGTGCGCTACTCGGTCACCCCTCGCAAGGTGGCCTATGAGATCGACGCCGAGGCGGCTGCCTGGAACACCGACACCGTGACCGAAGGCGGCAACTACGGCCACCGCGCGGGCCACAAGGGCGGCTATTTCCCGGTCAACCCGGTGGACGAAGCCCAGGACATCCGCGGCGAGATGCTGTCCACGATGAAACGGATGGGTATCCGCGTCGACAAGCACCACCACGAGGTTGCGACCTGCCAGCACGAACTCGGGATGATCTTTGGCGGGCTGGTCGAGCAGGCCGACAACATCCAGAAGTACAAGTACGTGATCCACAACGTGGCCCACGCCTATGGCAAGACCGTGACTTTCATGCCCAAGCCCATGAAGGGCGACAACGGGTCGGGGATGCACGTCAACATGTCGATCTGGAAGGGCGGCAAGCCGCTGTTCGCGGGCGACAAGTATGCCGACCTGTCGCAGGAGGCGCTGTACTTCATCGGCGGCATCCTGAAGCACGCGAAGGCGCTGAACGCGCTGACCAACCCGTCGACCAACAGCTACAAGCGTCTGATCCCCGGCTTTGAAGCCCCGGTCCTGCGCGCGTATTCGGCCCGCAACCGGTCGGGTTGCGTTCGTATTCCGTGGACGGAATCGCCGAAGGCCAAGCGGGTTGAGGCGCGTTTCCCCGATCCGGCTGCAAACCCCTATCTGGCTTTCGCGGCGCTGCTGATGGCTGGTCTGGACGGCATCAAGAACAAGATCGACCCGGGTCCGGCTTCGGACAAGGACCTTTACGATCTGCCGCCGGAAGAACTGGCCGAGATCCCGACCGTCTGCGGTTCGCTGCGCGAGGCGCTGGAGGAGCTGGAGAAGGATCATGACTTCCTGCTCGCCGGTGAGGTGTTCACCAAGGATCAGCTGGAAGGCTACATCGCGCTGAAGTGGGAAGAGGTTTATGCCTATGAGCATACGCCGCACCCGATCGAGTATCAGATGTACTATAGCTGCTGA
- a CDS encoding P-II family nitrogen regulator gives MKKVEAIIKPFKLDEVKEALQEAGIQGLTVTEIKGFGRQKGHTELYRGAEYVVDFLPKVKIEVVLTDDMVDQAVAAIVAAARTDKIGDGKIFVTAIEQAIRIRTGETGDDAV, from the coding sequence ATGAAGAAAGTCGAAGCGATCATCAAGCCGTTCAAGCTGGATGAGGTGAAAGAGGCGCTTCAGGAAGCCGGAATTCAGGGCCTGACCGTGACCGAGATCAAGGGCTTCGGGCGGCAGAAGGGCCACACCGAACTCTATCGCGGCGCGGAATATGTCGTAGATTTCCTGCCAAAGGTGAAGATCGAGGTGGTGCTGACCGACGACATGGTCGATCAGGCCGTCGCCGCCATCGTCGCCGCCGCCCGCACCGACAAGATCGGCGATGGCAAGATATTCGTTACCGCCATCGAACAAGCCATTCGCATTCGCACCGGTGAAACCGGTGATGATGCTGTCTAA